Proteins from a single region of Gambusia affinis linkage group LG12, SWU_Gaff_1.0, whole genome shotgun sequence:
- the LOC122841537 gene encoding tropomyosin-like: protein MEGTGAPQSSNIFQKWNRVLTQENEALKQKVQELKDKLQQAEAKNPKGSACCHVMQEHQQELSSLKKKHEDVICRLDASHKFELQLAELKLEQVQIELQEEKNLRQQGENEKQEAVENGGVLQDKDKHLEKMSKGPAVDREAPEVAELQKMLEKERELRARAETESNKQLQALRVRSEEMDQEIIRERDLRAQAEADKLEAVEIAEIALQKLEEIQKTPTEGREDNSEKVKDGVQQLEGMLREERKLRLQAEAEISDHVKSISVFCKEINREINRVRDTLAHSKAGKKEAVEIAEILLKKLEEIENSSKAHSPVIKADGRESPISEVQLQEAKRLMVQAEMEKIERFQALFEEMDQKLKKEQKLRAQTEADKQEAVEIADILLQKLEEIEKISKEL, encoded by the coding sequence ATGGAAGGGACTGGAGCTCCTCAATCTTCTAACATCTTCCAAAAGTGGAACAGGGTGCTGACCCAGGAGAACGAGGCCTTGAAGCAGAAAGTCCAGGAGCTGAAGGACAAGCTTCAGCAGGCCGAAGCCAAGAACCCGAAAGGTTCAGCCTGTTGCCATGTAATGCAGGAGCACCAACAGGAGCTGAGCAGCCTGAAGAAGAAACACGAGGACGTCATTTGCCGCCTCGATGCCAGCCACAAGTTCGAGCTGCAGCTGGCGGAGCTGAAGCTGGAGCAAGTCCAGATAGAGCTccaggaggaaaaaaacctcAGACAGCAAGGTGAGAATGAGAAACAGGAAGCTGTGGAAAACGGAGGGGTGCTTCAggacaaagacaaacatttgGAGAAGATGTCCAAAGGGCCCGCAGTGGATCGTGAAGCACCTGAAGTCGCGGAGCTGcagaaaatgcttgaaaaagaaagagagctAAGGGCCCGGGCAGAAACTGAAAGCAACAAGCAGCTTCAAGCTCTGAGGGTTCGGTCCGAAGAGATGGACCAAGAAATTATTAGAGAGCGAGACCTCAGGGCCCAAGCAGAGGCAGACAAACTAGAGGCTGTGGAAATTGCAGAGATTGCCCTCCAGAAACTGGAAGAGATCCAGAAGACGCCAACGGAGGGCAGAGAGGACAACAGTGAGAAAGTTAAAGACGGCGTCCAGCAGCTGGAAGGCATGCTGCGAGAAGAGAGAAAGCTGCGGCTCCAGGCCGAAGCCGAGATCAGCGATCACGTCAAGTCCATCAGCGTCTTCTGCAAGGAAATCAACCGGGAAATCAACAGAGTGCGAGACACGTTGGCCCACTCGAAGGCAGGGAAGAAGGAGGCTGTGGAGATCGCCGAGATCCtcctcaagaaactggaggaaatCGAAAACTCGTCTAAGGCGCATTCACCCGTGATCAAGGCGGATGGTCGCGAGAGCCCCATATCTGAAGTCCAGCTCCAAGAGGCGAAGCGACTCATGGTCCAGGCAGAGATGGAAAAGATCGAGCGGTTCCAAGCGTTGTTTGAAGAGATGGACCAGAAGCTGAAGAAGGAACAGAAACTTCGAGCTCAAACGGAGGCAGACAAGCAAGAGGCTGTAGAAATCGCAGATATTCTCCTCCAGAAACTGGAAGAGATTGAGAAAATATCCAAGGAGCTCTAA